A region of Theileria annulata chromosome 2, complete sequence, *** SEQUENCING IN PROGRESS *** DNA encodes the following proteins:
- a CDS encoding uncharacterized protein (1 transmembrane domain at aa 5-27;~1 probable transmembrane helix predicted for TA09440 by TMHMM2.0 at aa 5-27;~Signal anchor predicted for TA09440 by SignalP 2.0 HMM (Signal peptide probability 0.319, signal anchor probability 0.674) with cleavage site probability 0.117 between residues 25 and 26), with product MGKVSIIASLVVGFVAISIICLSVGLIYRNKKAKVDTPSTEIIWSFHLENDSDLKLKGNLDVIDVNILKTENYSVGTYNANVNSIEHEFPTAKLTGWTHTYQQPLMIQKFVVESNEVNFLKVEPISGFTVFNNQDSGDFVTIWHDEDFHHYSPKGQLLSIGPFPFANGDDSINPNDLEIPTKISKPESEVDSTDTELDSDLDATYMIKEPEVEPTIELDSDLDATYMIKEPEPKPLLNNMYPDVLTTGWTLDELDKSKKPDDVSFDTAAGFPSGWHDNSDIVEHKPEPKPQTKPEPKPLLNNLYPDVLTTGWTLDELDKSKKPEPKPLLNNMYPDVLTTGWTLDELDKSKKPEPKPDDVSFDTAAGFPSGWHDNSDIVEHKPEPKPQTKPEPKPLLNNLYPDVLTTGWTLDELDKSKKPEPKPLLNNMYPDVLTTGWTLDELDKSKKPEPKPEDVSFDTAAGFPSGWHDNSDIVEHKPEPKPLLNNMYPDVLTTGWTLDELDKSKKPEPKPDDVSFDTANGFPSGWHDNSDIVEHKPEPKPEDVSFDTASGFPSGWHDNSDIVEHKPEPKPLLNNLYPDVLTTGWTLDELDKSKKPEPKPLLNNMYPDVLTTGWTLDELDKSKKPEPKPLLNNMYPDVLTTGWDANYMIKEPEQETFVNILPEMNLTKEDLVFDLSAITLATEETPYKIIQGNDELNIKKHKVDDVFKKYSCSVTNDRTFKPHIRHFLSNFELDCENVSELELYVGEYDEPLCIRLKDQTGFKTYVHKGNNKWESINVQELNTNILDEHYLLLRDDITMIDFSKKSGNYKFGKYKVYVTEPSSSLPESDPSSSDTNLYPGFKAYIHTIYNDTGSTVDFASVRVHRFKYGRDSLTGFMRHFLIRKLFVYFWEPESAKPIYIRMFAHLGFLNYFGYPHYNLQTDTSMFTYYLTLANFEVNNVLAINLARHDPYDFEGGISSYQTRNQLTVKRQEDYPLKPFRRCVHTLTVDGVNKPFSILKFINEPNLSVDQTKVSSLEAYYHNKHLTKPLLVILNGSVRQKFYKLENNGYVSMDNLIVDLKNTLKYLVYHNYKYLKIDVSKMTNYHYTGESTTSSLPDADIMVSVDEVQLSEFFKFTHSLRLDGIQSKFRLIALDGADITFDDPELTSVDSYFLTKDKLIPLIVVLRGAVDVAYVYKRKRYLRESINTSNPLDVLRRLAHQNFDSLYLKLDQTSSYYDKQQDGFSVTVSNGDTSHQGYTHYVHTFETPNEPHKKYNNVIFLNAKNYFHLKIDESHYVKANVYIDNNKFPSIVSLIDDKGTGCHFIFQNNVYKKAKEENVNTKLSSGLTIPVDCLNLITMNLKSNPTSIFFRFHQSINVKNFKFYNKDLYNMYIDSFS from the exons ATGGGAAAAGTTTCTATTATCGCATCATTAGTCGTTGGATTTGTAGCTATCTCAATCATCTGTTTGTCTGTTGGATTGATTTATAGGAATAAAAAGGCTAAAGTTGATACTCCTAGCACTGAAATTATTTGGTCCTTCCACTTAGAAAATGATTCTGACTTGAAACTTAAAGGCAATCTCGATGTTATTGACGTAAACATTCTTAAAACAGAGAACTATTCCGTGGGCACATATAATGCTAATGTTAATAGCATTGAGCATGAATTTCCTACAGCCAAACTCACTGGATGGACTCACACATATCAACAACCTCTCATGATACAGAAATTTGTTGTTGAATCCAATGAGGTCAACTTTTTAAAAGTTGAACCTATTTCTGGTTTCACGGTTTTCAATAATCAAGATTCAGGTGACTTCGTAACAATTTGGCATGATGAAGACTTTCATCACTATTCTCCCAAGGGACAACTTCTATCAATAGGTCCATTCCCATTTGCAAATGGAGATGATTCAATCAATCCAAATGATCTAGAAATACCTACAAAAATTTCTAAACCTGAATCAGAAGTTGATTCTACTGATACTGAACTTGATTCGGATTTGGATGCTACCTACATGATTAAAGAACCTGAAGTTGAACCTACTATTGAACTTGATTCGGATTTGGATGCTACCTACATGATTAAAGAACCTGAACCTAAACCACTTCTCAATAATATGTATCCAGATGTATTAACAACTGGTTGGACTCTTGATGAATTGgataaatctaaaaaacCTGATGATGTTAGTTTTGATACTGCTGCTGGATTTCCTTCTGGTTGGCATGATAATAGTGATATAGTTGAACATAAACCTGAACCTAAACCACAAACTAAACCTGAACCTAAACCACTTCTCAATAATCTGTATCCAGATGTATTAACAACTGGTTGGACTCTTGATGAATTAgataaatctaaaaaacCTGAACCTAAACCACTTCTCAATAATATGTATCCAGATGTATTAACAACTGGATGGACTCTTGATGAATTAgataaatctaaaaaacCTGAACCTAAACCTGATGATGTTAGTTTTGATACTGCTGCTGGATTTCCTTCTGGTTGGCATGATAATAGTGATATAGTTGAACATAAACCTGAACCTAAACCACAAACTAAACCTGAACCTAAACCACTTCTCAATAATCTGTATCCAGATGTATTAACAACTGGTTGGACTCTTGATGAATTAgataaatctaaaaaacCTGAACCTAAACCACTTCTCAATAATATGTATCCAGATGTATTAACAACTGGTTGGACTCTTGATGAATTAgataaatctaaaaaacCTGAACCTAAACCTGAAGATGTTAGTTTTGATACTGCTGCTGGATTTCCTTCTGGATGGCATGATAATAGTGATATAGTTGAACATAAACCTGAACCTAAACCACTTCTCAATAATATGTATCCAGATGTATTAACAACTGGTTGGACTCTTGATGAATTAgataaatctaaaaaacCTGAACCTAAACCTGATGATGTTAGTTTTGATACTGCTAATGGATTTCCTTCTGGATGGCATGATAATAGTGATATAGTTGAACATAAACCTGAACCTAAACCTGAAGATGTTAGTTTTGATACTGCTAGTGGATTTCCTTCTGGATGGCATGATAATAGTGATATAGTTGAACATAAACCTGAACCTAAACCACTTCTCAATAATCTGTATCCAGATGTATTAACAACTGGATGGACTCTTGATGAATTAgataaatctaaaaaacCTGAACCTAAACCACTTCTCAATAATATGTATCCAGATGTATTAACAACTGGATGGACTCTTGATGAATTAgataaatctaaaaaacCTGAACCTAAACCACTTCTCAATAATATGTATCCAGATGTATTAACAACTGGATGGGATGCTAACTACATGATTAAAGAACCTGAACAAGAAACTTTCGTCAATATTCTCCCTGAAATGAATCTCACTAAAGAAGATTTAGTTTTTGATCTTTCAGCTATTACTCTTGCTACTGAGGAAACTCCTTATAAGATTATACAAGGAAATGATGAATTGAATATTAAGAAGCACAAGGTTGATGATGTTTTTAAGAAGTACAGCTGTTCAGTCACTAACGACAGGACATTTAAACCTCATATTAGGCATTTCCTCTCTAATTTCGAACTCGATTGTGAAAACGTTTCTGAACTTGAGCTTTATGTTGGTGAATACGACGAACCATTGTGTATTAGATTAAAAGATCAGACTGGATTTAAGACCTATGTCCATAAAGGAAACAACAAATGGGAATCCATTAATGTTCAAGAGTTGAATACAAATATTCTTGATGAACACTACCTTTTGCTAAGGGATGATATTACAATGATTGATTTTTCCAAAAAATCAGGGAATTACAAATTTGGTAAGTATAAGGTATATGTGACTGAACCTAGTTCATCTCTACCAGAATCTGACCCTAGTTCATCCGATACAAATCTATACCCTGGATTCAAAGCATATATTCACACTATTTATAATGATACTGGTAGCACCGTTGACTTCGCCAGTGTCAGGGTCCACAGGTTCAAATATGGAAGGGACTCTCTTACTGGGTTTATGCGTCATTTCTTAATAcgtaaattatttgtttatttctGGGAGCCGGAATCAGCAAAACCAATTTATATAAGGATGTTTGCACATCTTGGTTTCTTAAACTACTTTGGTTATCCTCATTACAATCTACAAACAGACACTTCTATGTTCACTTATTACTTAACACTTGCTAACTTTGAAGTGAATAATGTTCTGGCTATCAATCTAGCAAGACATGATCCATACGATTTTGAAGGTGGTATTTCAAGTTATCAAACCCGAAATCAATTAACAGTGAAACGTCAGGAGGATTATCCTCTTAAGCCTTTCAGGAGATGTGTTCATACCCTTACTGTAGATGGTGTTAATAAACCATTTAGcattttaaagtttatCAACGAACCTAACCTGAGTGTAGACCAAACCAAAGTTTCGTCATTGGAAGCATATTATCACAATAAACATTTGACTAAACCACTTTTGGTCATTTTGAATGGATCAGTAAGACAGAAATTTTATAAGCTCGAGAATAATGGTTATGTTTCTATGGATAACCTTAttgttgatttaaaaaacacCTTGAAATATTTGGTATATcataattacaaatatcTTAAAATTGATGTTTCAAAAATGACCAATTATCATTACACAGGAGAATCAACTACATCTTCATTACCAGATGCCGATATTATGGTATCCGTCGATGAGGTCCAACTGAGTGAATTCTTTAAGTTTACTCACAGTCTTAGGCTAGACGGTATTCAATCTAAATTTAGATTAATTGCATTGGATGGTGCTGATATTACTTTTGATGATCCAGAATTAACAAGTGTAGATTCTTACTTTCTTACCAAAGATAAGCTCATTCCCTTAATCGTTGTTCTTAGAGGTGCCGTGGATGTTGCTTATGTTTATAAAAGAAAAAGATACCTTAGAGAGTCAATTAACACCTCTAATCCATTGGATGTTTTGAGAAGACTAGCACATCAGAATTTTGATTCACTTTATTTGAAGTTAGATCAAACTTCTAGTTACTATGACAAACAACAGGATGGGTTTAGTGTAACTGTCTCTAATGGAGATACATCTCATCAAGGGTATACACATTATGTTCACACATTTGAAACCCCCAATGAGCCacataaaaaatacaacaaTGTAATATTTCTCAATGCGAAAAATTACTTTCATCTTAAAATAGATGAAAGTCATTATGTAAAAGCAAACGTctatattgataataataagttTCCATCCATTGTCTCACTTATTGATGACAAAGGAACTGGTTGTCATTTCATTTTCCAAAATAATGTTTATAAAAAGGCAAAGGAAGAAAATGTAAATACAAAACTTTCCTCTGGT TTAACCATTCCAGTGGACtgtttaaatttgattacCATGAACCTTAAATCTAATCCGACTTCAATATTTTTCAGATTTCATCAGTCAATTAATgtaaagaattttaaattttataataaagaTTTGTACAATATGTACATTGATTCTTTCAGTTAA